A region from the Haloarcula limicola genome encodes:
- the azf gene encoding NAD-dependent glucose-6-phosphate dehydrogenase Azf, with the protein MDEPVLLTGAGGAVGQAILEGIGDAYEWKLMFHSPPAEEPDHEYLVGDVITAEDVEAAVEGVGAVIHLAGDPRPEAPWDSVLSNNIDGTKKMYEAAVEAGVEKFVYASSNHAVGAFETDRRTPEMYRSDDDFLLDGTELPRPGNLYGVSKATGEVLGRYYHDEYGIDVCNIRIGNLTRGHPPIDYERGQAMWLSYRDCANIHACALDADYDFEIVYGISDNDRKYYSIQRAKDVLGYDPQDNSAHFDGEDRVVEPDA; encoded by the coding sequence ATGGACGAGCCGGTTCTACTCACAGGTGCTGGCGGCGCGGTCGGGCAGGCCATCCTCGAGGGCATCGGGGACGCCTACGAGTGGAAACTCATGTTCCACAGCCCCCCCGCCGAGGAGCCCGACCACGAGTACCTCGTCGGCGACGTCATCACCGCCGAAGACGTCGAAGCCGCGGTCGAAGGCGTCGGTGCCGTCATCCACCTCGCCGGCGATCCGCGCCCGGAGGCCCCGTGGGACTCCGTCCTCTCGAACAACATCGACGGCACGAAGAAGATGTACGAGGCCGCCGTCGAGGCGGGCGTCGAGAAGTTCGTCTACGCCTCCTCGAACCACGCCGTCGGCGCGTTCGAGACCGACCGCCGCACCCCCGAGATGTACCGCTCCGACGACGACTTCCTGCTCGACGGCACCGAGCTCCCCCGCCCCGGTAACCTCTACGGCGTCTCGAAGGCCACCGGCGAGGTGCTCGGCCGGTACTACCACGACGAGTACGGCATCGACGTTTGTAACATCCGCATCGGCAACCTCACGCGCGGCCACCCGCCCATCGACTACGAACGCGGGCAGGCGATGTGGCTCTCCTACCGCGACTGCGCCAACATCCACGCCTGCGCGCTCGACGCCGACTACGACTTCGAGATCGTCTACGGCATCTCCGACAACGACCGGAAGTACTACTCCATCCAGCGGGCGAAAGACGTGCTGGGCTACGACCCGCAGGACAACTCCGCACACTTCGACGGCGAGGATAGAGTCGTGGAACCGGACGCTTGA
- a CDS encoding DUF309 domain-containing protein has protein sequence MDAHLRAGIAVYNAGRYHAAHDAWEDYWLDLDPGDDERFLHGLIQFTAVVHHAGNENWSGARGLAESAGEYLADLPPEYRGVDLDSVRSFLDRVAADPEAVDWDDPPRLTHDGETIGYDDLDFDATAVAADVLAEADGYDEDAIAGAIDYARDELDERGEGRFVGLLFAFVRDEEHRAVVYHRLRDHVQRERQKDDDVSGLFG, from the coding sequence ATGGACGCCCACCTCCGGGCCGGCATCGCCGTCTACAACGCGGGCCGGTACCACGCCGCCCACGACGCGTGGGAGGACTACTGGCTGGACCTCGATCCCGGCGACGACGAGCGGTTCCTCCACGGCCTCATCCAGTTCACCGCCGTCGTCCACCACGCCGGCAACGAGAACTGGTCGGGCGCGCGGGGGCTGGCCGAGAGCGCGGGCGAATATCTCGCCGACCTGCCGCCGGAGTATCGCGGCGTCGACCTCGATTCGGTCCGCTCGTTTCTCGACCGCGTAGCGGCCGACCCCGAAGCGGTGGACTGGGACGACCCGCCGCGGCTGACCCACGACGGCGAGACCATCGGCTACGACGACCTCGACTTCGACGCCACGGCCGTCGCCGCCGACGTGCTGGCGGAGGCCGACGGCTACGACGAGGACGCCATCGCAGGCGCTATCGACTACGCCCGCGACGAACTCGACGAGCGCGGCGAGGGCCGGTTCGTCGGCCTGCTGTTCGCGTTCGTCCGTGACGAGGAGCACCGCGCCGTGGTGTATCACCGCCTGCGCGATCACGTCCAGCGCGAACGGCAGAAAGACGACGACGTTTCGGGGTTGTTCGGCTAA
- a CDS encoding alkaline phosphatase family protein: MTRTFVVGLDGASWRLLDPWIEAGDLPNLAALRAESSWAETRSCLPPVTFPNWKCYSSGKDPGGFGVFWFERVDLENERIEVTNGSDFHTAELWDYLNDEGESTGVVNMPTMFPPRDLDGPVICGGPDAVQGEYRTIDSGYTSPSDLEDELADRFDYRVHPDPLLSSNDERGAEVDAILDVLEKRFEVALWLFEERDLDFVHVTLFYLNVLQHFFWDEEPTKRAWELIDEWLGRLQDLEDTNLVLMSDHGSAPTTTEFYVNEWLAENGYQAHERTVEDVLRPLGLTRERALSVAKRAGIVDLLAATVPERIQQLVPQSAGLKRDRKLEAIDLSRTQAVASGQGPVYLMPGVGDSVRDRLIEDLRGVTDEHGEIFTDVYRGEDVYSGPYVDEAPEIVVDQRPGVHVNDGIGGGTIQTGPDRWAAENTPNGIFLAAGPDFESEGELDQISITDMAPTILAANGTAPATDMVGDVLPIVAGDVPEDRRDPIDIGDGVGGQNSEEVTERLQQLGYME, translated from the coding sequence GGCCGGTGACCTCCCGAATCTCGCCGCGCTGCGCGCGGAGAGCTCGTGGGCCGAGACCCGTAGCTGTCTCCCGCCGGTGACCTTCCCGAACTGGAAGTGTTACTCCTCCGGGAAGGACCCCGGCGGGTTCGGCGTCTTCTGGTTCGAGCGCGTGGACTTAGAAAACGAGCGCATCGAGGTGACCAACGGCAGCGACTTCCACACGGCGGAGCTGTGGGACTACCTCAACGACGAGGGCGAGTCGACCGGCGTCGTCAACATGCCGACGATGTTCCCGCCGCGGGACCTCGACGGCCCGGTCATCTGTGGCGGCCCCGACGCCGTCCAGGGCGAGTACCGGACGATCGACAGCGGCTACACCTCGCCCTCGGACTTAGAGGACGAACTGGCCGACCGCTTCGACTACCGGGTCCACCCCGACCCGCTGCTGTCCTCGAACGACGAGCGCGGCGCGGAGGTCGACGCCATCCTCGACGTGCTGGAAAAACGGTTCGAGGTGGCCCTGTGGCTCTTCGAGGAGCGCGACCTCGATTTCGTTCACGTCACGCTGTTCTACCTCAACGTTCTCCAGCACTTCTTCTGGGACGAGGAGCCGACCAAGCGCGCCTGGGAGCTCATCGACGAGTGGCTCGGCCGCCTTCAGGACCTAGAGGACACCAACCTCGTCCTGATGTCCGACCACGGCAGCGCTCCCACCACGACCGAGTTCTACGTCAACGAGTGGCTGGCCGAGAACGGCTATCAAGCCCACGAGCGGACCGTCGAGGACGTGCTTCGCCCCCTCGGCCTCACCCGCGAACGCGCACTGAGCGTCGCGAAACGCGCGGGTATCGTAGATCTCTTGGCCGCCACCGTCCCCGAGCGCATCCAGCAACTCGTCCCGCAGAGCGCGGGGCTGAAACGCGACCGGAAGCTCGAAGCCATCGACCTCTCGCGGACGCAGGCCGTCGCCAGCGGCCAGGGGCCCGTCTATCTGATGCCGGGCGTCGGCGACTCGGTTCGGGACCGCCTCATCGAGGACCTCCGCGGCGTCACCGACGAACACGGCGAGATCTTCACCGACGTCTACCGCGGCGAGGACGTCTACAGCGGCCCCTACGTGGACGAAGCGCCCGAGATCGTCGTGGACCAGCGCCCCGGCGTCCACGTCAACGACGGCATCGGCGGCGGCACTATCCAGACTGGTCCCGACCGCTGGGCGGCCGAGAACACGCCCAACGGCATCTTCCTCGCCGCTGGCCCGGACTTCGAGAGCGAGGGCGAACTCGACCAGATCAGCATCACCGACATGGCTCCAACGATTCTGGCCGCCAACGGTACCGCGCCCGCCACGGACATGGTCGGCGACGTGCTTCCCATCGTCGCCGGGGACGTCCCCGAGGACCGACGGGACCCCATCGACATCGGCGACGGCGTGGGCGGGCAGAACTCAGAGGAGGTCACCGAGCGCCTCCAGCAGCTGGGCTACATGGAATAA
- a CDS encoding dihydroneopterin aldolase family protein, translated as MEPTAAQVACFEAGIKFGSLYHQFAGTPVSPDSADSLTAAMEEAIENQPYCEAVTVAVREDELREAIESAGADYTELTGRFLDVTMTVDYEGVVVETSMAMEDGYPLMQVETVRE; from the coding sequence ATGGAACCGACAGCCGCGCAGGTCGCGTGCTTCGAAGCGGGCATCAAGTTCGGGTCGCTGTACCACCAGTTCGCGGGGACGCCGGTCAGCCCCGACAGCGCCGACTCGCTGACGGCGGCGATGGAGGAGGCAATCGAGAACCAGCCCTACTGCGAGGCGGTCACGGTCGCAGTCCGCGAGGACGAACTTCGAGAGGCCATCGAGTCGGCCGGAGCCGACTACACCGAACTCACGGGCCGCTTTCTCGACGTGACGATGACCGTCGACTACGAGGGGGTCGTCGTCGAGACGAGCATGGCGATGGAGGACGGCTATCCGCTGATGCAGGTCGAGACGGTCCGAGAGTGA